CTTTTCAATGCTTCTTTACAACAAGGCTTTAAAAATCCTATTGATGAAGCTATTATTGAGGCTTTTAAAGCAGATATAACGGATTTACCGAAGGCGCTGGATGAGATTCCGTATGATTTTGTAAGAAAGAGACTGAGTATTGTGGTTTCTCTTAACGATAAATCCATCGTGGTTACAAAAGGGGCATTCCAGGAGGTATTGAATATCTGTACGCAAGTGCAGGCAGATAAGGATAAGATTTTGCCTTTGTCGGAAGGCAAAAAAACAAGTCTGGTAGATTTATATGAACGATATAGTAAAGAGGGATACCGAACCCTGGGAATCTGTTGGAAACAGGTAGATGCACCAATAATTTCCCGGGAGCAGGAAAACGATATGGTGTTTTTGGGTTTTCTGACATTTTTTGATCCTCCGAAAGAAAGTGCTATTACAGCGATAAGAAATCTGGAGAAATTGGGTGTAAAACTGAAAATTATTACAGGAGATAATGCGCTTGTAGCAGAAAGTTTGGCTAAACAGGTGGGAATCGAAAACCCTGTGGTGGTTAAAGGCGGTGCAATAAGGAATATCAGTACAGAAGCCTTAAGTGCTAAGGTACACCAGGCAGATATTTTTGCAGAAGTGGAACCCAATCAGAAAGAGCAGATTATCCTTGCTTTGAAAAAGTCTAAACAAGTGGTAGGATTTATGGGAGATGGAATTAATGATGCTGCGGCTTTGCATGCCGCGGATGTTGGAATTTCTGTAGATACCGCCGTTGATGTGGCTAAAGAGGCGGCAGATCTGGTGCTGATGGACCAGGATCTGGAGGTGCTTGCTAATGGTATTAAAGAAGGGCGGAGAACCTTTGCCAATACAATGAAATATATATTTATGGCTACCAGTGCCAATTTTGGTAATATGTTTAGTATGGCAGGCGCTTCGTTATTATTGCCATTTTTGCCACTACTGCCCAAGCAGATACTATTGACTAATCTGCTTACGGATATTCCTGAAACTACTATTGCTACAGACAATGTTGACGAAGAATATATTAATACGCCGCATCGGATAGATATTGGATTTATAAAGAAATTTATGCTTGTGTTTGGGCTGTTGAGTTCTGTTTTTGACTATTGTACTTTTGGAGTACTGATTTTAGTGCTTAAAGCCAATGAACAACAGTTTCAAACAGGCTGGTTTTTAGAATCGGTTGTGTCGGCAGCTCTCATTGTTCTTGTTGTGCGCACCCGACTGCCATTTTTCAAAAGTACACCCGGTAAGCCGTTGCTTATTTCTAATGTATTAGTGATTCTGTTTGTACTTATATTACCATTAACTGCATTAGGTAATCTATTTGGCTTTGTAAACCTTCCGTTGAAGTTTTATGTTTATATGTTTGTTATTATTCTTGCATATGTTCTTACAGCGGATTATATGAAACGATGGTTTTATAGGAAACTGGCCACAGGTTACTGATTAATTATAGGTGAGATATTGAAAGAACACACTAATCCATAATAATAGAATCAAATAAATATTAGCACCTTCTTTACCGCAAAGGTTTACTTATCTATTTTGGTAAGTGCAGAGCCTTTATGGGCAGCGATATGATCTGTTTTACTGCTTTTAATTTCATATTGTGGTTCTTCAGCTGTAGCATGATGGGTATAACCTTTATAATCAAAATCCTTAATATGAACTTTGATCACGGTTCCAATTACCCGACCTGCTTCTGAATTCCAGCTCACTTTGTCTCCAATTTTAAATCTTTTAGTCATGTAATGTTTATTTTCAATTATCATTATCCGAATAGGATACTTTACTCTTAGTCATTTTACAAATGCGGTAAACCGATGCTCGTCAGACTCCTAACAGATGAATAACATTTCAATGAATTAGGAGATCGAATGGCCAATATTGTAATAGAATATTCTTTAAAGCGAATTCATAGAAATGTGTTTATGTAAATTCGACAAAATCTATACCGTTATGTTACTGGTATTTTAAGGAGGGCTTGGCTAAATTCTTTTGGTAGGTAAGAATAAAGCCAAAGGCCCAGTATAGCTGGTAAGATGTTAAATAATCAAATTAAAAGTTTAACCTTAGATCTATTTTCATCGTATGAATGTTGTAAGAGGAATTTAGCATAGATTGCTTAAATGAATTTCTTTTGTAAATTAGCTCGCAAGTGGCATACAGAATTTTATCTATCTGCAATGAGAAAAATCTTTTATTTTGTATTTTATACGTTTTTATTTCCTTTATTTTCTGTCGCTCAGGAAGCTTCTGTTAGCGCTGATGAACTCTTTTCCCGCGCCCGCAAACAGGCATTTGAATATAAAAATTATGTGCAGGCAATCAATTTAAGTAAACAGGCGCTTCAGCAGGCTCCGGAATACACGGATATTAGTATTTTTCTTGGCCGCTTATATACCTGGTCAGACAAAATAGATTCTGCAAGAAATGTATTTGACAAGCTTGATAAAAGAGGTGTGCAGGACGAGGATTTTTTTATGGCCTACGCATCTTTGGAATACTGGAATGACGGATATACAAAAGCAAATATGCTATTGGATAAAGGACTGTCGTTTCATCCTGATTCGCAGGATTTATGGTTCTTAAAAGCGAAGGTAAATTATAGCAACAATCAGTACGAGCCTGCACAAAAAGCAATTGATAATTTACTAAAACTGAATCCAAAGCATACCGAAGCGAGGGCTTTGGCCAAAAATATCCAGGATTTTCTTGCAAAGAATACTATTGGTGTCAGCTATAATTTTGTCCATTTCGATAAGCAATTTGATGATAACTGGCACATTGTGAGCGCAAGTTATAAACGGGCGACTTCTATTGGCTCTGTTATTTTTAAAACCAATTATGCCAATAAATTTGCAAGCAACGGTTTACAATTTGAATTGGAAGCATATCCAAGGCTTTCTAAAATGTTTTATTTATATGTAGGAACCGGTTATTCTAATGACGTGGGGATTTTTCCAAAGTATAGAACCGGGGTTTCTGTATATGCAAACCTTCCACATAGTTTTGAAGGAGAAGTAGGCTATAGACAGCTTTATTTTAGTAATAGTATATGGATGTATACGGCTTCTGTAGGTAAATATTATCAGGATTTCTGGTTCAACATGAGAACTTATCTTACACCGGGTTCGGAAAGTATATCTCAGTCTTATGCGGCTACAGTTAGATATTATACAAAAGGAGCGAATGATTATTTAAGCTTTGTGATAGGCAGTGGATTAAGTCCAGAGGAAAATCGCAGCAATTTATTAGATAATTCGCCCTATAAGTTGAAAACTTTTAAGGTTGGTGCCGAGTATAATTTTTCGATAAATAAAACTAACCTGTTTTCTTTATCGTCTACTTACTATAATCAGGAGTTCAGACCCAAAGAAAGAGGAAACCAGTTAGATATTATTTTAGGTTATTCCAAAACGTTTTAGCGCTCTGGAATAACCTGATTGAAATAGTTTGTGTACACGCTGTCTGGAGCAAGTTTTTTCTGTATGTAGAATTTCCTGTTTTTCTGTTTAAAGCTTTCGAAACGTGTATTTATCGTTTTATATATCGCGCTATCGTCTATAGGGTCTTCATTAAGATGCTCGTCTAATTTATAAAGTTTCCCGTTAGAAAGATGGTAGCTGTTGTAAACGAAGTCTATCAGCTGATTTTTACCTTGCATCATAGCTATTCCGGTTTCTGTTGTTACTCCTTTTTTCAATCCCCGGCCAATCCAGGTTACCTGTTTCGGCGTCTGAAGTCCAAAGTTTTCCCGATAATATGCTAATAAAGACGGAGCAATATCGAAATGGCTTACTGCATTTCGGAAAGAGCGGTTTGTCTTTAATAATGGGGAGTAAATAATCAATGGTACATGATAGCGGTCGATTTTAGTTTGAATTGGTATCTCCGGCATCGCATGATCTCCGGTAATAACAAATAGGGTGTTTGCAAAATCCGATCTTTTTTGATATTCTTTAAAAAATTGAGACAGAGCATCGTCTAAATTTAATACCGAAACTAATTGTTTTTGGTTTTCTACTGCCCATTTTTTGTTTGATTCGGACAGAGTTTTATCCTTAATACGTTTATCGAAAATATCCTGGTAATAAGACGCATTATTGATTAAGAAGGGATTGTGTGTTGATAATGTAAGTAATATATGAAAATAAGGGTGGTCCTGGATTTTTTGCGTTTCCAGCATTTTGCTGAATACCGCCTGATCTTCGTAGCCCCAGCTGCTTCCATTGTTTGCCGGCAGTTTTTTATACGGAGCCGCAAATGCTGCTT
This genomic interval from Pseudopedobacter saltans DSM 12145 contains the following:
- the mgtA gene encoding magnesium-translocating P-type ATPase, translating into MSKGDVSKSNIRLEYPWTKGSEYLFNTLDSGNQGISAASAKERLVQYGPNSLKGKNVSSAYLLFLGQFKSPITLILIAAAILSFLLQDRTDAIIILLIVMISSCLGFWQEYGASNAIARLLKLVQVTVAVLREGKEETLGTEAIVPGDIVILSAGDIIPADCVILSSQDLFVDEAAFTGESYPVEKQAGILAEDAPVAKRSNMLFMGSHVISGKAKVIVVSTGMATEFGKISDRLRQNAPETEFEKGIKKFGFMLMQITLVLILVIFALNVFLHKPVLDSFLFSLALAVGLTPQLLPVIITVNLSSGAKKMAAQQVIVKRLAAIENFGSMNILCSDKTGTITQGKVRLYKTFDMEDKGSDLVNRYALFNASLQQGFKNPIDEAIIEAFKADITDLPKALDEIPYDFVRKRLSIVVSLNDKSIVVTKGAFQEVLNICTQVQADKDKILPLSEGKKTSLVDLYERYSKEGYRTLGICWKQVDAPIISREQENDMVFLGFLTFFDPPKESAITAIRNLEKLGVKLKIITGDNALVAESLAKQVGIENPVVVKGGAIRNISTEALSAKVHQADIFAEVEPNQKEQIILALKKSKQVVGFMGDGINDAAALHAADVGISVDTAVDVAKEAADLVLMDQDLEVLANGIKEGRRTFANTMKYIFMATSANFGNMFSMAGASLLLPFLPLLPKQILLTNLLTDIPETTIATDNVDEEYINTPHRIDIGFIKKFMLVFGLLSSVFDYCTFGVLILVLKANEQQFQTGWFLESVVSAALIVLVVRTRLPFFKSTPGKPLLISNVLVILFVLILPLTALGNLFGFVNLPLKFYVYMFVIILAYVLTADYMKRWFYRKLATGY
- a CDS encoding hypervirulence associated TUDOR domain-containing protein; the protein is MTKRFKIGDKVSWNSEAGRVIGTVIKVHIKDFDYKGYTHHATAEEPQYEIKSSKTDHIAAHKGSALTKIDK
- a CDS encoding YaiO family outer membrane beta-barrel protein produces the protein MRKIFYFVFYTFLFPLFSVAQEASVSADELFSRARKQAFEYKNYVQAINLSKQALQQAPEYTDISIFLGRLYTWSDKIDSARNVFDKLDKRGVQDEDFFMAYASLEYWNDGYTKANMLLDKGLSFHPDSQDLWFLKAKVNYSNNQYEPAQKAIDNLLKLNPKHTEARALAKNIQDFLAKNTIGVSYNFVHFDKQFDDNWHIVSASYKRATSIGSVIFKTNYANKFASNGLQFELEAYPRLSKMFYLYVGTGYSNDVGIFPKYRTGVSVYANLPHSFEGEVGYRQLYFSNSIWMYTASVGKYYQDFWFNMRTYLTPGSESISQSYAATVRYYTKGANDYLSFVIGSGLSPEENRSNLLDNSPYKLKTFKVGAEYNFSINKTNLFSLSSTYYNQEFRPKERGNQLDIILGYSKTF